A region of Takifugu rubripes chromosome 6, fTakRub1.2, whole genome shotgun sequence DNA encodes the following proteins:
- the ak1 gene encoding adenylate kinase isoenzyme 1, producing the protein MADKIKDAKIIFVVGGPGSGKGTQCEKIVAKYGYTHLSSGDLLRAEVASGSERGKQLQAIMQKGELVPLDTVLDMIKDAMIAKADVSKGFLIDGYPREVKQGEEFEKKIGKPCLLLYVDARGETMVKRLMKRGETSGRSDDNEETIKKRLDLYYKATEPVIAFYENRGIVRKVDSELPVDEVFGQVSKVIDALQ; encoded by the exons ATGGCAG ACAAAATTAAAGATGCCAAGATCATCTTTGTCGTGG GTGGGCCTGGTTCTGGAAAGGGCACTCAGTGTGAGAAAATAGTTGCAAAGTATGGCTACACCCATCTGTCATCCGGGGATCTGCTCCGTGCTGAAGTGGCCTCTGGCTCCGAGAGGGGCAAGCAGCTCCAGGCCATCATGCAGAAGGGAGAGCTTGTTCCCCTG GACACCGTCTTAGACATGATTAAGGATGCCATGATCGCCAAGGCCGACGTGTCCAAGGGCTTCCTCATTGACGGCTACCCCCGTGAGGTGAAGCAGGGCGAGGAGTTTGAGAAGAAG ATCGGCAAaccctgcctgctgctgtacGTTGACGCCAGAGGGGAGACCATGGTCAAGAGGCTTATGAAGCGCGGCGAGACCAGCGGACGCTCGGACGACAACGAGGAGACCATCAAGAAGCGCCTGGACTTGTATTACAAAGCGACCGAGCCCGTCATTGCCTTCTACGAGAACCGTGGCATTGTCAGAAAG GTCGACTCCGAGCTGCCCGTGGACGAGGTTTTCGGTCAAGTCAGCAAAGTCATTGATGCGCTGCAGTAA
- the gpsm1b gene encoding G-protein-signaling modulator 1b isoform X2, whose amino-acid sequence MANGVDQDLGSKRLHSRMEASCLELALEGERLCKAGDFKGGTAFFEAAVQVGTEDLKTLSAIYSQLGNAYFYLKEYGKALEYHRHDLTLARTIGDRIGEGKASGNLGNTLKVLGRFDEAVVCCQRHLDISQEQGDKVGEARALYNIGNVFHAKGKQQLWGCTQEPGELPPDVRDTLQRATGFYEMNLCLVKELGDRAAQGRAYGNLGNTHYLLGNFLEAIKFHRQRLSIAKEFGDKAAERRAYSNLGNALIFLGQFTSATEYYRKTLQLSRQLRDQVMEAQACYSLGNTYTLLQEYERAIDYHLKHLYIAQELNDRVGEGRACWSLGNAYVSLGDHKQALHYARKHLDISKEIGDRNGELTARMNVEQLMEALGVSESDLSPSSSEFEMQGARPKLTKRNSMDSVELWKFSTVKNGENQDSESIPRRSKSQLSQPGKRKGYPDSQSSDERPWLDSPVDADDITVQVPPPVANKNLLMQRFIFKPQHIKKMQKLGRDPSDEDCFFDLLSKFQSSRMDDQRCHLDEPQNGEDPAITTSPQTEELFDLIASSQSRRLDDQRVNVGSLPGLRITQNNLGHLVGEGDLQEPSDDFFNMLIKCQSSRIDDQRCSPPEAGQHAPTVPDEDFFSLIQRVQAKRMDEQRVQLPSDDQDDPESPDPE is encoded by the exons ATGGCTAACGGTGTGGACCAGGACCTGGGCAGCAAGAGGTTGCACTCAAG GATGGAGGCCTCCTGCCTGGAGTTGGCTCTGGAAGGGGAACGGCTGTGCAAGGCCGGTGACTTCAAAGGCGGGACGGCGTTTTTTGAGGCGGCCGTCCAGGTCGGCACGGAAGACCTGAAGACCCTCAGCGCCATCTACAGCCAGCTGGGCAATGCCTACTTCTACCTCAAGGAGTATGGAAAAGCCCTGGAATACCACAGGCACGATCTTACATTGGCAAG AACAATAGGGGACAGAATCGGAGAGGGAAAAGCCAGTGGAAACCTCGGTAACACGTTAAAAGTCCTGGGCCGATTTGATGAGGCTGTTGTTTGCTGTCAGAGACATCTGGATATTTCTCAAGAACAGGGTGACAAG GTTGGAGAGGCCAGAGCGCTGTATAACATCGGGAACGTGTTCCACGCAAAGGGCAAACAGCAGTTATGGGGCTGCACCCAGGAACCAGGGGAGCTCCCTCCAGATGTCAGAGACACACTCCAAAGGGCGACTGGCTTTTATGA GATGAACTTGTGTCTGGTCAAAGAACTCGGGGATCGCGCCGCTCAGGGGCGAGCCTATGGGAATCTGGGAAACACCCACTATCTCCTGGGAAACTTTTTGGAAGCAATCAAATTTCATCGTCAG CGATTGTCCATAGCTAAAGAATTTGGGGATAAAGCTGCAGAGAGGCGAGCCTACAGTAATTTGGGCAATGCCCTGATTTTCCTGGGCCAGTTCACCTCAGCTACAGAGTACTACAG GAAAACATTACAGTTGTCCAGGCAGCTGAGAGACCAAGTGATGGAGGCTCAGGCTTGTTACAGCCTTGGGAACACCTATACTCTTCTGCAAGAGTATGAGAGAGCCATCGACTACCATCTGAAACATCTGTACATCGCCCAGGAGCTTAATGACAG AGTTGGTGAAGGCCGGGCCTGCTGGAGTTTGGGAAATGCATACGTCTCTTTAGGGGACCACAAACAAGCTCTTCACTATGCACGAAAGCACCTGGACATCTCAAAAGAA ATTGGGGACAGGAATGGGGAACTGACGGCGAGGATGAACGtggagcagctgatggaggcTCTGGGGGTCAGCGAAAGTGatctgtcaccatccagttcagaGTTTGAAATGCAAG GTGCAAGACCCAAGCTGACAAAGAGAAACAGCATGGACAGTGTCGAACTGTGGAAGTTTTCCACAGTCAAG AACGGTGAGAACCAAGACTCTGAGAGCATACCCAGGAGAAGCAAGAGTCAGCTTTCACAGCCGGGCAAAAGGAAAGGCTATCCTGACAGTCAGTCATCGGATGAGAGGCCGTGGCTGGACTCACCTGTAGACGCCGATGACATCACTGTCCAAGTGCCGCCTCCGGTGGCC AACAaaaatctgctgatgcaaagGTTTATATTCAAGCCTCAGCATATAAAGAAAATGCAG AAGCTTGGCCGTGACCCCTCCGATGAAGACTGCTTCTTCGACCTCCTCAGCAAGTTTCAGAGCAGCCGTATGGACGACCAGCGCTGCCACCTCGATGAGCCACAAAATGGCGAAG ATCCTGCCATTACCACCTCCCCCCAGACTGAGGAGCTGTTTGACCTGATTGCGAGCTCTCAGAGCCGCCGCCTCGACGACCAGCGGGTTAATGTTGGGAGCCTCCCAGGCCTGAGGATCACCCAGAACAATCTGGGTCACCTGGTGGGCGAGGGAGACCTTCAGGAGCCCAGCGATGACTTCTTCAACATGCTTATTAAGTGCCAG TCCTCCAGAATAGACGATCAGCGCTGCTCCCCACCCGAAGCAGGCCAGCACGCCCCCACTGTGCCTGATGAAGACTTCTTCAGTCTAATCCAGAGAGTGCAGGCCAAACGTATGGATGAGCAGCGCGTGCAGTTGCCCTCGGATGACCAGGACGACCCCGAGTCCCCCGATCCAGAATGA
- the gpsm1b gene encoding G-protein-signaling modulator 1b isoform X4, whose product MANGVDQDLGSKRLHSRMEASCLELALEGERLCKAGDFKGGTAFFEAAVQVGTEDLKTLSAIYSQLGNAYFYLKEYGKALEYHRHDLTLARTIGDRIGEGKASGNLGNTLKVLGRFDEAVVCCQRHLDISQEQGDKVGEARALYNIGNVFHAKGKQQLWGCTQEPGELPPDVRDTLQRATGFYEMNLCLVKELGDRAAQGRAYGNLGNTHYLLGNFLEAIKFHRQRLSIAKEFGDKAAERRAYSNLGNALIFLGQFTSATEYYRKTLQLSRQLRDQVMEAQACYSLGNTYTLLQEYERAIDYHLKHLYIAQELNDRVGEGRACWSLGNAYVSLGDHKQALHYARKHLDISKEIGDRNGELTARMNVEQLMEALGVSESDLSPSSSEFEMQGARPKLTKRNSMDSVELWKFSTVKNGENQDSESIPRRSKSQLSQPGKRKGYPDSQSSDERPWLDSPVDADDITVQVPPPVAKLGRDPSDEDCFFDLLSKFQSSRMDDQRCHLDEPQNGEDPAITTSPQTEELFDLIASSQSRRLDDQRVNVGSLPGLRITQNNLGHLVGEGDLQEPSDDFFNMLIKCQSSRIDDQRCSPPEAGQHAPTVPDEDFFSLIQRVQAKRMDEQRVQLPSDDQDDPESPDPE is encoded by the exons ATGGCTAACGGTGTGGACCAGGACCTGGGCAGCAAGAGGTTGCACTCAAG GATGGAGGCCTCCTGCCTGGAGTTGGCTCTGGAAGGGGAACGGCTGTGCAAGGCCGGTGACTTCAAAGGCGGGACGGCGTTTTTTGAGGCGGCCGTCCAGGTCGGCACGGAAGACCTGAAGACCCTCAGCGCCATCTACAGCCAGCTGGGCAATGCCTACTTCTACCTCAAGGAGTATGGAAAAGCCCTGGAATACCACAGGCACGATCTTACATTGGCAAG AACAATAGGGGACAGAATCGGAGAGGGAAAAGCCAGTGGAAACCTCGGTAACACGTTAAAAGTCCTGGGCCGATTTGATGAGGCTGTTGTTTGCTGTCAGAGACATCTGGATATTTCTCAAGAACAGGGTGACAAG GTTGGAGAGGCCAGAGCGCTGTATAACATCGGGAACGTGTTCCACGCAAAGGGCAAACAGCAGTTATGGGGCTGCACCCAGGAACCAGGGGAGCTCCCTCCAGATGTCAGAGACACACTCCAAAGGGCGACTGGCTTTTATGA GATGAACTTGTGTCTGGTCAAAGAACTCGGGGATCGCGCCGCTCAGGGGCGAGCCTATGGGAATCTGGGAAACACCCACTATCTCCTGGGAAACTTTTTGGAAGCAATCAAATTTCATCGTCAG CGATTGTCCATAGCTAAAGAATTTGGGGATAAAGCTGCAGAGAGGCGAGCCTACAGTAATTTGGGCAATGCCCTGATTTTCCTGGGCCAGTTCACCTCAGCTACAGAGTACTACAG GAAAACATTACAGTTGTCCAGGCAGCTGAGAGACCAAGTGATGGAGGCTCAGGCTTGTTACAGCCTTGGGAACACCTATACTCTTCTGCAAGAGTATGAGAGAGCCATCGACTACCATCTGAAACATCTGTACATCGCCCAGGAGCTTAATGACAG AGTTGGTGAAGGCCGGGCCTGCTGGAGTTTGGGAAATGCATACGTCTCTTTAGGGGACCACAAACAAGCTCTTCACTATGCACGAAAGCACCTGGACATCTCAAAAGAA ATTGGGGACAGGAATGGGGAACTGACGGCGAGGATGAACGtggagcagctgatggaggcTCTGGGGGTCAGCGAAAGTGatctgtcaccatccagttcagaGTTTGAAATGCAAG GTGCAAGACCCAAGCTGACAAAGAGAAACAGCATGGACAGTGTCGAACTGTGGAAGTTTTCCACAGTCAAG AACGGTGAGAACCAAGACTCTGAGAGCATACCCAGGAGAAGCAAGAGTCAGCTTTCACAGCCGGGCAAAAGGAAAGGCTATCCTGACAGTCAGTCATCGGATGAGAGGCCGTGGCTGGACTCACCTGTAGACGCCGATGACATCACTGTCCAAGTGCCGCCTCCGGTGGCC AAGCTTGGCCGTGACCCCTCCGATGAAGACTGCTTCTTCGACCTCCTCAGCAAGTTTCAGAGCAGCCGTATGGACGACCAGCGCTGCCACCTCGATGAGCCACAAAATGGCGAAG ATCCTGCCATTACCACCTCCCCCCAGACTGAGGAGCTGTTTGACCTGATTGCGAGCTCTCAGAGCCGCCGCCTCGACGACCAGCGGGTTAATGTTGGGAGCCTCCCAGGCCTGAGGATCACCCAGAACAATCTGGGTCACCTGGTGGGCGAGGGAGACCTTCAGGAGCCCAGCGATGACTTCTTCAACATGCTTATTAAGTGCCAG TCCTCCAGAATAGACGATCAGCGCTGCTCCCCACCCGAAGCAGGCCAGCACGCCCCCACTGTGCCTGATGAAGACTTCTTCAGTCTAATCCAGAGAGTGCAGGCCAAACGTATGGATGAGCAGCGCGTGCAGTTGCCCTCGGATGACCAGGACGACCCCGAGTCCCCCGATCCAGAATGA
- the gpsm1b gene encoding G-protein-signaling modulator 1b isoform X1: protein MANGVDQDLGSKRLHSRMEASCLELALEGERLCKAGDFKGGTAFFEAAVQVGTEDLKTLSAIYSQLGNAYFYLKEYGKALEYHRHDLTLARTIGDRIGEGKASGNLGNTLKVLGRFDEAVVCCQRHLDISQEQGDKVGEARALYNIGNVFHAKGKQQLWGCTQEPGELPPDVRDTLQRATGFYEMNLCLVKELGDRAAQGRAYGNLGNTHYLLGNFLEAIKFHRQRLSIAKEFGDKAAERRAYSNLGNALIFLGQFTSATEYYRKTLQLSRQLRDQVMEAQACYSLGNTYTLLQEYERAIDYHLKHLYIAQELNDRVGEGRACWSLGNAYVSLGDHKQALHYARKHLDISKEIGDRNGELTARMNVEQLMEALGVSESDLSPSSSEFEMQGARPKLTKRNSMDSVELWKFSTVKNGENQDSESIPRRSKSQLSQPGKRKGYPDSQSSDERPWLDSPVDADDITVQVPPPVANKNLLMQRFIFKPQHIKKMQKLGRDPSDEDCFFDLLSKFQSSRMDDQRCHLDEPQNGEGAANSTPSLNDMIDPAITTSPQTEELFDLIASSQSRRLDDQRVNVGSLPGLRITQNNLGHLVGEGDLQEPSDDFFNMLIKCQSSRIDDQRCSPPEAGQHAPTVPDEDFFSLIQRVQAKRMDEQRVQLPSDDQDDPESPDPE from the exons ATGGCTAACGGTGTGGACCAGGACCTGGGCAGCAAGAGGTTGCACTCAAG GATGGAGGCCTCCTGCCTGGAGTTGGCTCTGGAAGGGGAACGGCTGTGCAAGGCCGGTGACTTCAAAGGCGGGACGGCGTTTTTTGAGGCGGCCGTCCAGGTCGGCACGGAAGACCTGAAGACCCTCAGCGCCATCTACAGCCAGCTGGGCAATGCCTACTTCTACCTCAAGGAGTATGGAAAAGCCCTGGAATACCACAGGCACGATCTTACATTGGCAAG AACAATAGGGGACAGAATCGGAGAGGGAAAAGCCAGTGGAAACCTCGGTAACACGTTAAAAGTCCTGGGCCGATTTGATGAGGCTGTTGTTTGCTGTCAGAGACATCTGGATATTTCTCAAGAACAGGGTGACAAG GTTGGAGAGGCCAGAGCGCTGTATAACATCGGGAACGTGTTCCACGCAAAGGGCAAACAGCAGTTATGGGGCTGCACCCAGGAACCAGGGGAGCTCCCTCCAGATGTCAGAGACACACTCCAAAGGGCGACTGGCTTTTATGA GATGAACTTGTGTCTGGTCAAAGAACTCGGGGATCGCGCCGCTCAGGGGCGAGCCTATGGGAATCTGGGAAACACCCACTATCTCCTGGGAAACTTTTTGGAAGCAATCAAATTTCATCGTCAG CGATTGTCCATAGCTAAAGAATTTGGGGATAAAGCTGCAGAGAGGCGAGCCTACAGTAATTTGGGCAATGCCCTGATTTTCCTGGGCCAGTTCACCTCAGCTACAGAGTACTACAG GAAAACATTACAGTTGTCCAGGCAGCTGAGAGACCAAGTGATGGAGGCTCAGGCTTGTTACAGCCTTGGGAACACCTATACTCTTCTGCAAGAGTATGAGAGAGCCATCGACTACCATCTGAAACATCTGTACATCGCCCAGGAGCTTAATGACAG AGTTGGTGAAGGCCGGGCCTGCTGGAGTTTGGGAAATGCATACGTCTCTTTAGGGGACCACAAACAAGCTCTTCACTATGCACGAAAGCACCTGGACATCTCAAAAGAA ATTGGGGACAGGAATGGGGAACTGACGGCGAGGATGAACGtggagcagctgatggaggcTCTGGGGGTCAGCGAAAGTGatctgtcaccatccagttcagaGTTTGAAATGCAAG GTGCAAGACCCAAGCTGACAAAGAGAAACAGCATGGACAGTGTCGAACTGTGGAAGTTTTCCACAGTCAAG AACGGTGAGAACCAAGACTCTGAGAGCATACCCAGGAGAAGCAAGAGTCAGCTTTCACAGCCGGGCAAAAGGAAAGGCTATCCTGACAGTCAGTCATCGGATGAGAGGCCGTGGCTGGACTCACCTGTAGACGCCGATGACATCACTGTCCAAGTGCCGCCTCCGGTGGCC AACAaaaatctgctgatgcaaagGTTTATATTCAAGCCTCAGCATATAAAGAAAATGCAG AAGCTTGGCCGTGACCCCTCCGATGAAGACTGCTTCTTCGACCTCCTCAGCAAGTTTCAGAGCAGCCGTATGGACGACCAGCGCTGCCACCTCGATGAGCCACAAAATGGCGAAGGTGCCGCGAATTCCACGCCATCCCTGAATGACATGATTG ATCCTGCCATTACCACCTCCCCCCAGACTGAGGAGCTGTTTGACCTGATTGCGAGCTCTCAGAGCCGCCGCCTCGACGACCAGCGGGTTAATGTTGGGAGCCTCCCAGGCCTGAGGATCACCCAGAACAATCTGGGTCACCTGGTGGGCGAGGGAGACCTTCAGGAGCCCAGCGATGACTTCTTCAACATGCTTATTAAGTGCCAG TCCTCCAGAATAGACGATCAGCGCTGCTCCCCACCCGAAGCAGGCCAGCACGCCCCCACTGTGCCTGATGAAGACTTCTTCAGTCTAATCCAGAGAGTGCAGGCCAAACGTATGGATGAGCAGCGCGTGCAGTTGCCCTCGGATGACCAGGACGACCCCGAGTCCCCCGATCCAGAATGA
- the gpsm1b gene encoding G-protein-signaling modulator 1b isoform X3, with the protein MANGVDQDLGSKRLHSRMEASCLELALEGERLCKAGDFKGGTAFFEAAVQVGTEDLKTLSAIYSQLGNAYFYLKEYGKALEYHRHDLTLARTIGDRIGEGKASGNLGNTLKVLGRFDEAVVCCQRHLDISQEQGDKVGEARALYNIGNVFHAKGKQQLWGCTQEPGELPPDVRDTLQRATGFYEMNLCLVKELGDRAAQGRAYGNLGNTHYLLGNFLEAIKFHRQRLSIAKEFGDKAAERRAYSNLGNALIFLGQFTSATEYYRKTLQLSRQLRDQVMEAQACYSLGNTYTLLQEYERAIDYHLKHLYIAQELNDRVGEGRACWSLGNAYVSLGDHKQALHYARKHLDISKEIGDRNGELTARMNVEQLMEALGVSESDLSPSSSEFEMQGARPKLTKRNSMDSVELWKFSTVKNGENQDSESIPRRSKSQLSQPGKRKGYPDSQSSDERPWLDSPVDADDITVQVPPPVAKLGRDPSDEDCFFDLLSKFQSSRMDDQRCHLDEPQNGEGAANSTPSLNDMIDPAITTSPQTEELFDLIASSQSRRLDDQRVNVGSLPGLRITQNNLGHLVGEGDLQEPSDDFFNMLIKCQSSRIDDQRCSPPEAGQHAPTVPDEDFFSLIQRVQAKRMDEQRVQLPSDDQDDPESPDPE; encoded by the exons ATGGCTAACGGTGTGGACCAGGACCTGGGCAGCAAGAGGTTGCACTCAAG GATGGAGGCCTCCTGCCTGGAGTTGGCTCTGGAAGGGGAACGGCTGTGCAAGGCCGGTGACTTCAAAGGCGGGACGGCGTTTTTTGAGGCGGCCGTCCAGGTCGGCACGGAAGACCTGAAGACCCTCAGCGCCATCTACAGCCAGCTGGGCAATGCCTACTTCTACCTCAAGGAGTATGGAAAAGCCCTGGAATACCACAGGCACGATCTTACATTGGCAAG AACAATAGGGGACAGAATCGGAGAGGGAAAAGCCAGTGGAAACCTCGGTAACACGTTAAAAGTCCTGGGCCGATTTGATGAGGCTGTTGTTTGCTGTCAGAGACATCTGGATATTTCTCAAGAACAGGGTGACAAG GTTGGAGAGGCCAGAGCGCTGTATAACATCGGGAACGTGTTCCACGCAAAGGGCAAACAGCAGTTATGGGGCTGCACCCAGGAACCAGGGGAGCTCCCTCCAGATGTCAGAGACACACTCCAAAGGGCGACTGGCTTTTATGA GATGAACTTGTGTCTGGTCAAAGAACTCGGGGATCGCGCCGCTCAGGGGCGAGCCTATGGGAATCTGGGAAACACCCACTATCTCCTGGGAAACTTTTTGGAAGCAATCAAATTTCATCGTCAG CGATTGTCCATAGCTAAAGAATTTGGGGATAAAGCTGCAGAGAGGCGAGCCTACAGTAATTTGGGCAATGCCCTGATTTTCCTGGGCCAGTTCACCTCAGCTACAGAGTACTACAG GAAAACATTACAGTTGTCCAGGCAGCTGAGAGACCAAGTGATGGAGGCTCAGGCTTGTTACAGCCTTGGGAACACCTATACTCTTCTGCAAGAGTATGAGAGAGCCATCGACTACCATCTGAAACATCTGTACATCGCCCAGGAGCTTAATGACAG AGTTGGTGAAGGCCGGGCCTGCTGGAGTTTGGGAAATGCATACGTCTCTTTAGGGGACCACAAACAAGCTCTTCACTATGCACGAAAGCACCTGGACATCTCAAAAGAA ATTGGGGACAGGAATGGGGAACTGACGGCGAGGATGAACGtggagcagctgatggaggcTCTGGGGGTCAGCGAAAGTGatctgtcaccatccagttcagaGTTTGAAATGCAAG GTGCAAGACCCAAGCTGACAAAGAGAAACAGCATGGACAGTGTCGAACTGTGGAAGTTTTCCACAGTCAAG AACGGTGAGAACCAAGACTCTGAGAGCATACCCAGGAGAAGCAAGAGTCAGCTTTCACAGCCGGGCAAAAGGAAAGGCTATCCTGACAGTCAGTCATCGGATGAGAGGCCGTGGCTGGACTCACCTGTAGACGCCGATGACATCACTGTCCAAGTGCCGCCTCCGGTGGCC AAGCTTGGCCGTGACCCCTCCGATGAAGACTGCTTCTTCGACCTCCTCAGCAAGTTTCAGAGCAGCCGTATGGACGACCAGCGCTGCCACCTCGATGAGCCACAAAATGGCGAAGGTGCCGCGAATTCCACGCCATCCCTGAATGACATGATTG ATCCTGCCATTACCACCTCCCCCCAGACTGAGGAGCTGTTTGACCTGATTGCGAGCTCTCAGAGCCGCCGCCTCGACGACCAGCGGGTTAATGTTGGGAGCCTCCCAGGCCTGAGGATCACCCAGAACAATCTGGGTCACCTGGTGGGCGAGGGAGACCTTCAGGAGCCCAGCGATGACTTCTTCAACATGCTTATTAAGTGCCAG TCCTCCAGAATAGACGATCAGCGCTGCTCCCCACCCGAAGCAGGCCAGCACGCCCCCACTGTGCCTGATGAAGACTTCTTCAGTCTAATCCAGAGAGTGCAGGCCAAACGTATGGATGAGCAGCGCGTGCAGTTGCCCTCGGATGACCAGGACGACCCCGAGTCCCCCGATCCAGAATGA